From Prochlorococcus marinus XMU1419, a single genomic window includes:
- a CDS encoding long-chain acyl-[acyl-carrier-protein] reductase translates to MFGLIGHSTSFEDAKRKASLLGFDHIADGDLDVWCTAPPQLVENVEVRSATGISIEGSYIDSCFVPEMLSRFKTARRKVLNAMELAQKKGINITALGGFTSIIFENFNLLQHKQIRNTQLEWERFTTGNTHTAWVICRQLETNAPRIGIDLKKATVAVIGATGDIGSAVCRWLINKTGISELLMVARQQEPLALLQKELDGGTIRSLDEALPEADIVVWVASMPKTIEIDTYKLKKTCLMIDGGYPKNLDEKFQGENIHVLKGGIVEFFKDIGWNMMELAEMQNPQREMFACFAEAMILEFEKCHTNFSWGRNNISLEKMEFIGAASLKHGFSAIGLDKQPKVLTV, encoded by the coding sequence ATGTTTGGGTTAATAGGCCACTCAACAAGTTTTGAAGACGCAAAACGAAAAGCTTCGTTACTAGGCTTTGATCATATTGCAGATGGCGACCTAGATGTTTGGTGTACAGCTCCTCCTCAATTGGTTGAAAATGTAGAAGTAAGAAGTGCTACTGGAATATCTATAGAAGGTTCATATATAGATTCTTGCTTTGTTCCTGAAATGCTTTCTAGGTTTAAAACGGCAAGAAGAAAAGTATTAAATGCTATGGAATTAGCGCAGAAAAAAGGAATTAACATTACTGCTTTAGGAGGTTTTACATCTATTATTTTCGAGAATTTTAATCTTCTTCAGCATAAACAAATTAGAAATACTCAATTAGAGTGGGAAAGATTTACTACTGGCAATACTCATACCGCCTGGGTTATTTGTAGGCAACTAGAAACAAATGCCCCTCGCATTGGTATAGATCTTAAAAAGGCAACTGTTGCTGTAATTGGTGCTACAGGGGATATTGGTAGTGCTGTTTGTAGATGGCTTATAAACAAAACTGGGATTTCAGAACTTCTTATGGTCGCAAGACAACAAGAACCACTTGCTCTATTACAAAAAGAATTAGATGGTGGCACGATAAGAAGTTTAGATGAGGCATTGCCTGAGGCGGATATTGTTGTATGGGTTGCAAGTATGCCTAAAACTATTGAAATTGATACTTATAAATTAAAAAAAACATGCTTAATGATTGATGGTGGATACCCTAAAAATCTTGATGAGAAATTTCAGGGTGAAAATATTCATGTTTTAAAAGGAGGCATAGTAGAGTTCTTTAAAGATATTGGCTGGAATATGATGGAGCTTGCAGAAATGCAAAACCCCCAGAGAGAGATGTTTGCTTGCTTTGCAGAAGCCATGATTTTAGAATTTGAGAAGTGCCATACAAACTTTAGTTGGGGAAGAAATAACATTTCTCTTGAAAAAATGGAGTTTATTGGAGCAGCTTCACTAAAACATGGGTTTTCTGCTATAGGACTTGATAAGCAGCCTAAGGTACTAACTGTTTAA
- a CDS encoding acetyl-CoA carboxylase carboxyltransferase subunit alpha, with protein MAKRYLLDFEKPLVELEKQIEQIKELARDSEVDVSQQLLQLETLAARRREEIFKSLTPAQKIQVARHPQRPSTLDFVQMFCDDWIELHGDRNGGDDMALIGGIGSINNRSVLMLGHQKGRDTKENVARNFGMAKPGGYRKALRLMQHADRFSLPILTFIDTPGAYAGLTAEEQGQGEAIARNLREMFGLKVPIVATIIGEGGSGGALGIGVADRLLMFEHSVYTVASPEACASILWRDSAKAPEAASALKITGKDLLKLGIIDEVIPEPSGGNNWAPLEAGNSLKQAIEKHLDSLLQMTKDDLIEGRYKKFRVLGKFIEANNIEEIYSEVPQKTE; from the coding sequence ATGGCTAAACGTTACCTCCTAGATTTTGAAAAGCCTCTTGTGGAACTTGAGAAACAGATAGAGCAAATTAAAGAATTAGCTCGAGATTCAGAAGTAGATGTCAGTCAACAGCTTTTACAGCTTGAAACCTTGGCTGCCAGGAGAAGAGAAGAAATATTTAAATCTCTTACTCCTGCACAAAAGATTCAGGTAGCTAGACATCCTCAAAGACCTAGCACTCTGGACTTTGTTCAAATGTTTTGTGATGACTGGATCGAATTACATGGGGACAGAAATGGTGGCGACGATATGGCACTAATTGGGGGGATAGGTTCGATAAATAATAGATCAGTTTTAATGTTAGGGCACCAGAAAGGAAGAGATACAAAAGAAAATGTAGCAAGAAACTTTGGGATGGCAAAGCCAGGAGGTTATAGGAAAGCTCTTAGATTAATGCAACATGCTGATAGATTTTCCTTGCCAATTCTTACATTTATTGATACTCCAGGAGCATATGCAGGTTTAACCGCTGAAGAACAGGGGCAAGGAGAAGCAATAGCAAGAAACTTAAGGGAGATGTTTGGTTTGAAAGTCCCTATAGTTGCCACTATTATTGGAGAAGGTGGTTCTGGAGGTGCGCTTGGAATAGGTGTTGCTGATAGGTTACTAATGTTTGAACACAGTGTTTATACGGTTGCTAGTCCAGAAGCATGTGCTTCAATTTTGTGGAGGGATTCTGCAAAGGCGCCAGAAGCGGCGTCAGCACTTAAAATTACTGGTAAAGATTTACTTAAATTGGGGATAATTGATGAAGTAATCCCAGAACCTTCTGGTGGAAATAATTGGGCTCCTTTAGAAGCTGGTAATTCTCTGAAGCAGGCTATTGAGAAACACCTTGATTCATTACTTCAAATGACTAAAGATGACCTTATTGAAGGAAGATATAAAAAGTTTAGAGTTTTAGGTAAATTTATTGAAGCGAATAATATTGAAGAGATATATAGTGAAGTTCCCCAAAAAACTGAATAA
- a CDS encoding SDR family oxidoreductase — translation MKFPKKLNKLKLAFITGATKGIGRSTAITFANAGWDLILLSRSMDLMEKLKSELLTTNSKINLVRCDLSNPLEIENNVKVAIEKYGCPSVLINNAGCAFNSSLVAMDLGQWEQTMQINLTSVFQICRSIVPQMRKNGGLVINVSSHASYNAFPQWGAYCVSKSALAMFTKCLREEERSNSIRACTITLGSVNTPLWDSKSINSDFDRTSMLSSSEVSDTILYMAQKPESQLIEDLTLMPSGGAF, via the coding sequence GTGAAGTTCCCCAAAAAACTGAATAAATTGAAATTAGCTTTTATAACTGGCGCAACAAAAGGTATTGGTAGATCTACCGCAATTACTTTTGCTAATGCTGGTTGGGATTTAATTTTACTTTCCAGAAGCATGGATTTAATGGAGAAATTAAAGAGTGAACTATTGACTACTAATTCAAAAATTAACCTAGTTAGATGCGATTTATCTAATCCTTTAGAGATTGAGAATAATGTGAAAGTAGCAATTGAGAAATATGGATGCCCCTCAGTCTTGATAAATAATGCCGGTTGTGCGTTTAATAGTTCGCTAGTTGCGATGGATTTGGGACAATGGGAACAAACTATGCAAATAAACCTTACAAGTGTTTTTCAAATTTGTAGATCAATTGTTCCTCAAATGAGAAAAAATGGTGGTTTAGTTATTAATGTTAGTAGCCATGCTTCTTATAATGCATTCCCCCAATGGGGAGCCTATTGTGTTTCAAAGTCTGCACTAGCAATGTTTACTAAATGCTTAAGAGAGGAGGAAAGGTCCAACTCTATAAGAGCATGCACAATAACTTTAGGTTCAGTAAATACCCCTCTTTGGGACTCAAAATCAATTAATTCTGATTTTGATAGAACTTCTATGCTTTCCTCAAGCGAGGTGTCAGATACTATTCTTTATATGGCACAAAAACCTGAATCACAATTAATTGAAGACTTAACCTTAATGCCTTCTGGAGGAGCTTTTTGA
- the folE gene encoding GTP cyclohydrolase I — MTSTLPNDNIRNFDDQITNKLISEIIRDRIKNSDKRFSANDNIADFINPGELEILEKEVASRIKDLLKSLVIDVENDHNTQETAERVSKMYLNEVFKGRYHEQPKVTSFPNDKNLDEIYTVGPISVRSACSHHLVPILGECWIGIKPGNKVIGLSKFARVADWVFSRPHIQEEAVMILADEIEKLCEPKGLGIIVKAQHYCMKWRGVKEPNTSMINSVVRGDFRHDLSLKQEFFELVKQQSATNNY, encoded by the coding sequence ATGACCTCTACATTACCAAACGATAATATTAGAAACTTTGACGATCAGATCACTAATAAATTAATTTCTGAAATTATTAGAGACAGAATTAAGAATTCTGATAAAAGATTTAGTGCTAATGATAATATTGCAGATTTCATAAATCCTGGAGAACTAGAAATTTTAGAAAAAGAAGTTGCCTCAAGGATAAAAGACTTACTTAAGTCTCTTGTAATAGATGTTGAAAATGACCATAATACCCAGGAGACTGCTGAAAGAGTCTCAAAGATGTATTTAAATGAGGTCTTTAAAGGGAGATATCATGAACAACCGAAAGTTACAAGCTTCCCTAATGACAAGAATCTTGATGAGATTTATACAGTTGGCCCTATATCTGTAAGATCAGCATGTTCACATCACTTAGTTCCTATTCTGGGAGAGTGTTGGATAGGTATTAAACCTGGGAATAAAGTCATAGGCCTTTCAAAATTTGCGAGAGTTGCTGATTGGGTTTTCTCAAGACCACATATTCAAGAAGAAGCCGTAATGATTCTTGCAGATGAAATCGAAAAACTTTGCGAGCCCAAAGGTTTAGGCATTATTGTAAAGGCCCAACATTATTGTATGAAATGGAGGGGAGTTAAAGAGCCAAATACAAGTATGATTAATTCTGTAGTAAGGGGTGACTTTAGACATGATTTAAGTTTAAAGCAAGAATTTTTTGAGCTTGTCAAACAGCAATCTGCTACAAATAATTACTAA
- a CDS encoding phosphoribosylanthranilate isomerase, whose translation MPKSNTLVKICGLTSEEQALQVAKIGAHAIGIISVKESPRYIPAIKKKKIFKALETSYPNIERVSVVQNCPIETIIKNFLGKPSETIIQLHGDENIDYCKKIKSEIPNIGLWKAFRIKTEKDLDKIKPFEDFVDAILLDSWNRETYGGSGKKIKSIYLKNLQFSKPWWLAGGISIEWINEILTDIKPDGLDISSSIEISPGLKDIKKTEALIKFLKNN comes from the coding sequence ATGCCCAAGAGTAATACTTTAGTTAAAATTTGTGGACTAACGTCAGAAGAGCAAGCCCTTCAAGTTGCTAAAATAGGAGCGCATGCTATAGGGATTATTTCGGTTAAAGAGTCACCAAGATACATACCAGCTATAAAAAAGAAAAAAATTTTTAAAGCCCTAGAAACTTCTTATCCAAATATTGAGAGAGTATCTGTTGTACAGAACTGTCCAATAGAAACAATCATAAAAAATTTCTTAGGCAAACCTAGTGAAACTATCATCCAATTACATGGAGATGAAAATATTGATTACTGCAAAAAAATAAAGAGCGAAATTCCGAATATTGGATTATGGAAGGCTTTTAGAATAAAGACAGAAAAGGACTTAGATAAAATAAAACCTTTTGAGGATTTTGTAGATGCGATATTACTTGATTCTTGGAACAGAGAAACTTATGGAGGCTCAGGGAAAAAAATAAAATCTATTTATCTTAAGAATTTGCAATTTAGCAAACCTTGGTGGTTAGCAGGTGGAATATCAATTGAATGGATTAATGAAATTCTTACAGATATAAAACCTGATGGACTTGATATTTCAAGCAGTATTGAAATATCTCCAGGTTTAAAAGATATAAAAAAAACAGAAGCTCTTATAAAATTTTTAAAAAATAATTAG
- a CDS encoding site-2 protease family protein, translating into MKSWQIFKIWGIPFKIHSYWFVILFLFSWSISNQINLSSGDIYNPKEAWIVGFLTSFFLLSSIISHEVLHTFVSLNQGVKIKKITFYFLGAILQIDKYCQTAIGNIKIAIVRPLSCFATAFILLFISNINSSQELIFLSIVSRVGILNLLLGFLNLLPIGSLDGGNLLKSIIWYFSGSKNKGRNFLNKVNLSLSFLVLIFGIICLFRFNFYYGFILSFLGLFGVNSSKSENQFFKIENILKFSKVSELKLKPLRKIEFDSNFSELNKLVKNKNDASDKYFFVTNNGRWTGFIDENILKNVSIKKWERHFVGDFKKSIDSFESVYSNDKLWKTIEKLEETNDGFILVLNAADIPLGIIDRSKIGNFIFNKLGFNLPLDIVNKFNYKNQYPLGIELPRIINLMKQKGDL; encoded by the coding sequence TTGAAAAGTTGGCAAATTTTTAAAATATGGGGAATTCCCTTCAAAATTCATTCCTATTGGTTTGTTATTCTTTTTTTATTCTCATGGAGTATAAGTAATCAGATTAATTTATCTTCCGGTGATATTTACAATCCTAAAGAAGCTTGGATTGTAGGGTTTTTAACTTCTTTTTTCTTGTTGTCTTCAATTATTTCTCATGAAGTTTTACATACCTTTGTTTCCTTAAATCAGGGTGTAAAAATAAAAAAAATTACTTTTTATTTTCTCGGAGCAATTTTACAAATAGATAAGTATTGTCAAACTGCTATAGGAAATATAAAAATCGCAATTGTTAGACCTCTATCATGTTTCGCTACAGCATTTATCCTACTTTTTATTAGTAATATCAATTCATCTCAAGAATTAATATTCCTTAGTATAGTTTCTAGAGTAGGTATATTAAATTTATTATTAGGCTTCTTAAATTTGCTTCCAATTGGATCTTTAGATGGGGGAAATTTATTGAAAAGTATTATTTGGTATTTTTCAGGGAGTAAAAATAAAGGAAGAAACTTTCTTAATAAAGTAAATTTATCTTTATCTTTTTTAGTTCTTATATTTGGAATAATTTGTTTATTTAGATTTAATTTTTACTATGGTTTTATTCTTTCTTTTTTAGGATTGTTTGGGGTTAATTCTTCAAAATCAGAAAATCAATTTTTTAAAATTGAAAACATACTTAAATTCAGTAAAGTTTCTGAGCTTAAACTAAAGCCTTTGAGGAAAATTGAATTCGATTCTAATTTCTCAGAATTAAATAAATTAGTTAAAAATAAAAATGATGCTTCAGATAAATATTTTTTTGTTACGAATAATGGCAGATGGACTGGTTTTATTGATGAGAATATTTTAAAAAATGTCTCCATAAAAAAATGGGAAAGACACTTTGTTGGAGATTTTAAGAAATCAATAGATAGTTTTGAAAGTGTGTATAGTAACGATAAGTTATGGAAAACTATAGAAAAACTTGAAGAAACAAATGACGGTTTTATACTAGTTCTAAATGCTGCAGATATCCCTTTAGGGATCATTGATAGATCAAAAATTGGAAACTTTATATTTAATAAATTAGGATTTAATTTGCCTTTAGATATAGTCAACAAATTTAACTATAAAAACCAGTATCCCTTGGGGATTGAATTGCCAAGAATAATTAATTTAATGAAGCAGAAAGGAGATCTTTAA
- a CDS encoding lipoyl protein ligase domain-containing protein codes for MKIIINRLTKLILGRGNQALIFSTNNLPGFDQMALDLNSLEQTISNPDIILTLRFYYWTGDWLSIGYHQKDIPSHWEKLLSNGEINIVRRPSGGGAVLHSGGITYALTFKKTYYKIFSYEMVNNWLIKSFRELGLNLQYGNLRKSPITYNCFGTTLISDLVDQDGFKRIGSAQYRKKGAFLQHGEIQTNPPKDLWFKLFREEAPPKINLGLTNDSIVQHLRNSFIHNKSNIKFKNIAIDNKNIKKSS; via the coding sequence TTGAAAATTATCATAAATAGACTTACAAAATTAATTTTGGGAAGAGGAAATCAAGCTTTAATTTTTTCAACAAATAATTTACCTGGATTTGATCAAATGGCTTTAGATCTAAATTCTCTAGAACAGACTATTTCCAATCCTGATATAATTCTCACATTGAGGTTCTATTATTGGACTGGAGATTGGCTTTCAATTGGTTATCACCAAAAGGATATTCCTTCTCATTGGGAAAAATTATTATCAAATGGGGAAATCAACATTGTAAGACGTCCCTCTGGAGGGGGTGCTGTTTTGCATTCAGGAGGAATAACATATGCATTAACATTTAAAAAAACTTACTATAAAATCTTCAGTTACGAAATGGTAAATAATTGGTTAATTAAGAGTTTTCGAGAATTAGGCTTAAACTTACAATATGGTAATTTACGAAAATCACCCATAACATATAATTGTTTTGGGACTACATTAATTTCTGATTTAGTTGATCAGGATGGGTTTAAGAGAATAGGAAGTGCCCAATATCGTAAAAAAGGTGCCTTCCTTCAACATGGAGAGATTCAAACAAATCCTCCAAAAGATTTATGGTTCAAATTATTTAGAGAGGAAGCTCCACCAAAAATAAATCTAGGCCTTACAAATGACTCAATAGTTCAACATTTAAGAAATTCATTCATACATAATAAATCAAATATAAAGTTCAAAAATATTGCCATAGATAATAAAAATATAAAAAAATCTTCATGA
- the psaM gene encoding photosystem I reaction center subunit XII, which translates to MEPTQTINLIALSLIVVIHAGVLALRLGISLGRN; encoded by the coding sequence ATGGAGCCAACTCAAACAATAAATTTAATTGCACTTAGCCTAATAGTAGTTATACATGCAGGAGTTTTAGCTCTTAGGTTAGGAATTAGTTTAGGTAGAAACTAA
- a CDS encoding protochlorophyllide reductase: MSKNIKGLVLITGTTSGVGLNTLKPLLRFGWEVIAVNRSNKRAMKIAEEFLTKEEIKNVHFIEIDLSNLDDVRKGCDQILGTFKKPINSLICNAAVYKPRLKRPERSPQGFENSMAVNHFGHFLLINLLIENILSSEREIVLNGKSTVFKPRITVLGTVTANYSELGGRIPIPAPADLGDLSGFKNGFLSPISMANGGKFKPGKAYKDSKLCNMVTVQELSKRYPAEKIIVNSLYPGCVADTKLFRDTPWLFRFLFPIFQKFITKGYVSQRLAGERVARVATNKEFAKPSVHWSWGNRQKTGRKAFSQKLSKRIIDTKTSQQTYDLTSHLVGLD, translated from the coding sequence GTGAGTAAGAACATTAAGGGTTTAGTCCTAATAACAGGAACAACGTCAGGAGTAGGATTAAATACTCTAAAACCACTTCTGCGCTTTGGATGGGAAGTTATAGCTGTTAATCGATCAAATAAAAGAGCTATGAAAATAGCTGAGGAATTCTTGACAAAAGAGGAGATTAAAAATGTTCATTTTATAGAAATAGATCTCTCTAACTTGGATGATGTTCGAAAAGGTTGCGATCAAATATTGGGAACATTTAAGAAACCAATAAATTCTCTTATTTGTAATGCAGCAGTTTATAAGCCAAGACTAAAGAGGCCTGAAAGATCTCCACAGGGTTTTGAAAATTCGATGGCAGTGAATCATTTTGGGCATTTTCTTTTGATAAACCTTCTGATAGAAAATATTTTATCTTCAGAAAGAGAAATTGTTTTAAATGGAAAATCTACCGTATTCAAACCAAGAATTACAGTATTAGGAACTGTCACAGCAAATTATTCAGAACTTGGAGGGAGGATCCCTATTCCTGCCCCAGCTGATTTAGGGGATTTATCTGGATTTAAAAATGGTTTTTTATCTCCAATAAGTATGGCGAATGGAGGGAAATTCAAACCTGGTAAGGCTTATAAGGATAGTAAACTTTGCAATATGGTGACCGTTCAGGAATTATCAAAAAGATATCCTGCAGAGAAGATTATTGTAAATTCTCTATATCCTGGATGTGTTGCTGATACAAAACTTTTTAGAGACACACCTTGGTTATTTAGATTCCTTTTCCCGATATTTCAAAAATTCATAACAAAAGGATATGTTTCACAAAGACTGGCAGGAGAGAGGGTCGCTCGAGTGGCAACTAATAAAGAATTTGCCAAACCATCAGTCCATTGGAGCTGGGGAAATCGTCAGAAAACTGGTAGAAAAGCTTTTTCTCAAAAGTTGTCCAAAAGAATAATTGATACAAAGACCTCTCAACAAACTTATGATTTAACAAGCCATTTGGTTGGATTAGATTAA
- the bchL gene encoding ferredoxin:protochlorophyllide reductase (ATP-dependent) iron-sulfur ATP-binding protein, with translation MTSTINRPLDGEGSVQVKQDPKINIEEGALVIAVYGKGGIGKSTTSSNLSAAFSKLGKKVLQIGCDPKHDSTFTLTHKMVPTVIDILEEVDFHSEELRPNDFMFEGFNGVMCVESGGPPAGTGCGGYVTGQTVKLLKEHHLLEDTDVVIFDVLGDVVCGGFAAPLQHANYCLIVTANDFDSIFAMNRIVSAIKAKAKNYKVRLGGVVANRSKDTDQIDKFNERTGLKTMAHFKDVDAIRRSRLKKCTIFEMEPTEDVIEVQNEYLSLAKNMLENVEPLEGNPLKDREIFDLLGFD, from the coding sequence ATGACAAGTACTATAAATAGACCTCTTGATGGAGAAGGAAGTGTTCAAGTAAAACAAGATCCAAAAATAAATATCGAAGAAGGGGCATTAGTTATTGCGGTGTATGGGAAGGGTGGCATCGGAAAATCAACTACATCTTCAAACCTTTCTGCAGCATTCTCAAAATTAGGTAAAAAGGTTCTACAAATTGGATGCGATCCGAAACACGATAGCACTTTCACTTTGACGCACAAAATGGTTCCTACAGTTATCGATATTCTCGAAGAGGTAGATTTTCATAGCGAAGAATTGAGGCCAAACGATTTCATGTTTGAAGGTTTTAATGGCGTAATGTGCGTTGAAAGCGGAGGTCCTCCTGCTGGGACAGGGTGCGGGGGATATGTAACCGGTCAGACAGTTAAACTATTAAAAGAACATCATTTGTTAGAAGATACTGACGTTGTTATTTTTGATGTCCTAGGAGACGTCGTTTGCGGAGGATTTGCGGCTCCATTGCAACATGCTAATTACTGTCTAATTGTCACTGCTAATGACTTCGATTCAATATTCGCTATGAATAGAATTGTCTCTGCAATTAAAGCAAAAGCAAAAAATTATAAAGTCAGATTAGGTGGGGTAGTCGCGAATAGATCAAAAGACACAGATCAAATTGATAAATTCAATGAAAGAACAGGTTTAAAAACTATGGCCCACTTTAAAGATGTCGACGCCATAAGAAGATCAAGACTAAAAAAATGCACCATTTTTGAAATGGAACCAACTGAAGATGTTATTGAAGTTCAAAACGAATATTTATCTCTTGCCAAAAATATGCTTGAAAACGTAGAACCTTTAGAAGGGAATCCACTTAAAGATAGAGAAATTTTTGACTTATTAGGATTTGATTAG
- a CDS encoding ferredoxin:protochlorophyllide reductase (ATP-dependent) subunit B, producing the protein MELTLWTYEGPPHVGAMRIASSMKDIHYVLHAPQGDTYADLLFTMIERRGQRPPVTYTTFQARDLGGDTAELVKKNIKEAVERFKPKTLLVGESCTAELIQDQPGALAKGMGFDMPIVNLELPAYSKKENWGASETFYQLTRTLLKEKVSSSEKISPLRWKELGRRPKVNILGPSLLGFRCRDDVIEIQRILSEQGIDTNVVAPLGASPDDIERLIDAEINICLYQEIAEASCEWLKRNFGMEFTNTIPIGIKNTIEFINEVHNKLDLPMTNKEELEHKSKLPWYSKSVDSNYLTGKRVFIFGDGTHVIAAAKIAKEELGFEVVGLGTYSREMARQVRATAKELNLEALITNNYLEVEDAIKKAAPELVLGTQMERHSAKRLGIPCSVISTPMHVQDVPARYSPQMGWEGANVIFDDWVHPLMMGLEEHLIDMFKHDFEFVDGHQSHLGHTSTKTEDFVNSEDKEVKNNKEGIIWTESGRAELTKVPFFVRGKVKTNTEKYAILRGIPEISDETLYDAKAYFS; encoded by the coding sequence ATGGAATTAACTCTATGGACATATGAAGGGCCACCACACGTTGGTGCGATGAGAATTGCCTCTTCAATGAAAGATATACATTATGTTCTTCATGCCCCTCAAGGGGATACATATGCAGATCTTCTTTTTACAATGATTGAGAGGAGGGGGCAAAGGCCTCCAGTGACTTATACAACTTTCCAGGCTAGAGACCTCGGAGGCGATACAGCTGAATTAGTTAAGAAAAACATTAAGGAAGCTGTAGAAAGATTTAAACCAAAAACTCTTTTAGTTGGAGAAAGTTGTACAGCAGAACTTATCCAAGACCAACCTGGAGCTCTTGCAAAAGGAATGGGGTTTGATATGCCAATTGTTAATCTTGAATTACCTGCTTATAGTAAGAAAGAAAATTGGGGAGCATCAGAAACTTTTTATCAATTAACAAGAACTCTTTTAAAAGAGAAAGTAAGTTCATCAGAAAAAATAAGTCCTCTAAGGTGGAAGGAATTAGGTCGCAGACCAAAAGTAAATATACTTGGTCCTTCATTACTAGGATTTAGATGTAGGGATGATGTCATTGAAATCCAACGTATACTTTCAGAACAAGGAATAGATACAAACGTAGTTGCTCCATTAGGTGCTAGTCCAGATGACATTGAAAGATTAATTGATGCTGAAATAAATATCTGTCTTTATCAAGAAATTGCTGAAGCATCATGTGAATGGCTTAAACGGAACTTTGGAATGGAATTTACGAACACTATTCCAATTGGAATTAAAAATACAATTGAATTTATAAATGAAGTTCATAATAAGTTGGATCTCCCTATGACTAATAAAGAAGAACTAGAACACAAGTCAAAACTTCCTTGGTATTCAAAATCTGTTGACTCAAATTACTTAACTGGCAAAAGGGTTTTTATTTTTGGTGATGGAACACATGTAATCGCGGCTGCAAAAATTGCCAAAGAGGAATTGGGTTTTGAAGTAGTTGGTCTTGGGACATACAGTAGGGAGATGGCAAGACAAGTAAGAGCAACTGCAAAAGAACTAAATTTAGAAGCTCTAATTACTAATAATTATTTAGAAGTAGAAGATGCCATAAAGAAAGCCGCCCCTGAATTGGTTTTAGGTACTCAAATGGAAAGGCATAGTGCTAAGAGACTTGGCATTCCTTGTTCAGTAATAAGTACACCAATGCATGTTCAAGATGTTCCTGCAAGATATAGCCCACAAATGGGATGGGAAGGTGCAAATGTAATTTTTGATGACTGGGTGCATCCCCTAATGATGGGATTAGAAGAGCATCTTATTGATATGTTTAAACATGACTTTGAGTTTGTTGATGGTCATCAAAGCCATCTAGGACATACATCCACAAAAACAGAAGATTTTGTAAATTCTGAGGATAAAGAAGTTAAAAATAACAAGGAAGGAATTATCTGGACTGAATCTGGTAGAGCCGAATTAACAAAAGTTCCATTTTTTGTGAGAGGTAAAGTCAAAACAAATACAGAAAAATACGCAATCTTGAGGGGAATCCCAGAAATAAGTGATGAAACCCTGTACGACGCTAAAGCATATTTCAGCTGA